The following coding sequences lie in one Mustelus asterias chromosome 8, sMusAst1.hap1.1, whole genome shotgun sequence genomic window:
- the LOC144497069 gene encoding uncharacterized protein LOC144497069, whose translation MEEKLFNCKDDGECFVALTKLQRHMGEKPFCCKICDKVFAGPSTLRKHQRIHTGEKPFTCKVCDKSFSWSSSLSEHKRLHTGEKPFTCNMCDKSFSQSSTLRRHQRIHTGEKPFRCEVCNRSFSESSTLRHHRHVHTGAKPFRCELCDKSFSRSTNLSEHKRVHTGEKPFMCKMCDKSFSQSSHLRAHQRIHTGEKPYRCELCDKSFTQSSSLSRHKGEKPFMCNVCDKSFSKSSHVQVHQRVHTREKPFKCKTCEKSFTLSSGLHSHRRVHTGEKPFTCEVCDKSFLESSVLRKHQCIHTGEKPFPCKLAHNTQKCSLTGGQIPYFKELTEQEKLTRKLIGPSNPTIINGGSDMGMSEGTQVSMDASDVDGAELTAVSEIPGRADELWTKVNTSEQCGMAATEEEGEECQDGEMSDLEGNVDEFKLNIVTCVKEEACDALACVVEGGCSEPSGSEEPAALGAVAPPSPRAHGQHQAHAAGEENEDDLKPFARLHQEQGQSTESYQAISNLLQQTLTEFKTDVSKNLQSINEILQQQNVVLKQQNEIQNQHLQRNNEMFQQQNEVLCQFLQRSNETLNEMRQVLSQIVAPAPSGQWQPSEHRT comes from the exons ATGGAAGAGAAATTATTTAACTGTAAGGATGATGGTGAATGTTTTGTGGCTCTTACAAAGCTCCAGAGGCATATGGGGGAGAAACCATTCTGTTGCAAGATCTGCGACAAAGTATTCGCTGGGCCATCAACACTCCGtaaacaccaacgcattcacacaggcGAAAAACCCTTCACGTGTAAAGTGTGTGATAAATCATTCTCATGGTCATCAAGTCTCAGCGAACACAAACGTCTTCAtacaggggagaaacccttcacatGCAatatgtgtgacaaatcattctcacagtCATCGACCCTCCGTcgtcaccaacgcattcacacaggagagaaaccctTCAGGTGTGAGGTTTGTAACAGATCATTCTCGGAGTCATCGACTCTCCGTCATCACCGACATGTTCACACAGGGGCGAAACCCTTCAGGTGTGAGTTGTGTGATAAATCATTCTCACGGTCAACAAACCTCAGCGAACACAAAcgtgttcacacaggggagaaacctttCATGTGCAaaatgtgtgacaaatcattctcacagtCATCGCACCTCCGTGCACatcaacgcattcacacaggTGAGAAACCCTACAGGTGTGagttgtgtgacaaatcattcacaCAGTCATCAAGCCTCAGTCGTCACaaaggggagaaacccttcatgTGCAATGTGTGTGACAAATCTTTCTCAAAGTCATCACACGTCCAAGTACACCAACGTGTTCACACAAGGGAGAAACCCTTCAAGTGCAAAACATGTGAGAAGTCATTCACACTGTCATCGGGCCTCCACAGTCACCGACGCGTTCACACAGGCGAGAAGCCATTCacatgtgaggtgtgtgacaaatcattcttggAGTCATCGGTCCTCCGTAAACATCAAtgtattcacaccggggagaaacccttTCCATGCAAG CTGGCCCATAACACCCAGAAGTGCTCGTTGACCGGAGGACAGATTCCGTACTTCAAGGAGCTGACGGAGCAGGAGAAGTTAACAAGGAAGTTGATTGGCCCCTCCAACCCCACGATAATCAATGGTGGATCAGATATGGGGATGAGCGAAG GTACACAGGTGTCCATGGACGCGTCAGATGTTGATGGAGCAGAGTTAACAGCAGTGTCCGAGATTCCTGGAAGGGCTGATGAGTTATGGACGAAGGTGAATACCTCAGAACAATGTGGCATGGCAGCtacagaggaggagggagaggagtgtCAGGACGGTGAGATGTCTGATTTGGAGGGTAATGTTGATGAGTTCAAATTAAATATTGTGACTTGTGTGAAGGAGGAGGCCTGTGATGCTCTGGCTTGTGTGGTGGAGGGAGGATGCTCAGAACCTTCCGGAAGTGAGGAACCTGCAGCTTTGGGAGCAGTAGCTCCGCCATCTCCACGAGCACACGGACAACATCAGGCCCATGCTGCTGGAGAAGAAAATGAAGATGATCTGAAACCTTTCGCACGCTTACATCAGGAACAGGGTCAAAGTACAGAGAGTTATCAGGCCATTTCTAACTTGCTACAGCAAACTTTGACAGAATTTAAGACGGATGTTAGCAAGAATCTGCAAAGCATCAATGAAATTCTTCAGCAGCAGAATGTGGTTCTGAAACAGCAGAATGAGATTCAAAACCAGCATCTACAAAGAAACAATGAGATGTTTCAGCAGCAGAATGAGGTTCTTTGTCAGTTTCTGCAAAGAAGCAATGAAACTTTGAATGAAATGAGGCAGGTTCTGTCTCAGATTGTAGCGCCTGCACCTTCTGGTCAGTGGCAGcccagtgaacatagaacatag